The segment CCTGGGCCCTAAAACTTCCTTCATTACTTCCTACTGTTTCTCTCCATCCCCGGCTGGGACCCAGGGAAGGCCAAGCCTTCTGAGCAAGCACAGGGAGGAGCCGGGGCCCCCGAATGACCACGTGGGACAGAACCTCCCCACCTGAAGTTAACCTGCTCTGCCCAATGACACAAGTGAGAAGGAATCGTGTAATGGAACAAGAGCACAGAGGGCTTTTGTTACTGTCGTTGCATAACCCTGACCAGTACAGTCCTGGAGGGACCGTCCACAAATCCCTCTGTCCTCATTGTATCCAATGGGACACTGCCTAGTTTTTATATGTTGGGTGCTGGGGATGCCATTGAGGGCCTAGTTTATGCTAAGTCCACACTCTCCCCCTGGGCTACCCTCTCAGCCCCTTGGCTCACACATTTAACAACATTCGAAATTACTAGCACACCCCAGCGCCACCATCCTAGATACTTACGCAGACCATTGGGTTCCCAGTCTCTGGTTCACACATTCTCACACGCTGTTGGTTAACTCCACAATGGCAACTGTGTTTGTCATAGTGACAAGGGCCCGAGGCCAACAGAAACCACATGAATCCTTGAGTGATCTTGAGTGTGTCATTTTTACCATCTTGTGTCCAACTATTTCCATCAGGTGCCAAGCTCCTGTGCTCCCACCCCATGAGCCCTGGAGTGCTCTTGGCGCCTGGAGGCCTGGGATCTTCCGCCAGGTAGAGAGCTCCAGCAGTAAGCAATGAGGGGAGTGGCAGCAGACTGCTGCTCACTCTCCAACAGTGCCTGCCCCAAAGCATCCTGGGAGTTTTAACTGCAGTGTGCTCTGCCAAGCAGGGACCTGGCTGCGTCCTCTACAGCCTCAAAAGACCATCTCTGAGCCATTAGCTGTGCCCTGGGGGAGTCCCTAGAAGACCCCTGAACAAGCTGAGAGCCACTTGGACCCACAGAAATAGCAGCCCCCCACATCCCTGTCTCAGGCTGTCatggcattttgtttttatttcatgtaaaCACCCTCTGCCCAATGCCCATCATGTATctaggggaaaggggaagggtggagtGGGAGGTAGGTGGCACTAGGAGGGTCCAGAATCGGCCCTTCCGGAGCTTAGTGTGGATcaagagccaggcaggaagctctTCAGAGCATTGCCCAAGAGCAGAGGAAGCCTGGAGTGGGACTCagggagtgggggtggaggggggtgggggcgggagggctCACACTATCCCTCAGTGTGGCCCTGCCTCATCTTCTCTTCCAAAGCCCAGACTGCCAGGACCGAGTGTGGAGGCCCCCGGTCTGGGGGGAACCAGGACTCCTGGCccctggggggaggtggggaggcaaAGAGAGGAGGGTCAGGCCATTGGCCAGGGCAGGgagaaggcaggcaggagagCCCCTGCCGGGAAGAGGCAGGATCCAAGCACCTGGAGAGCTCTCCAGGACCTAGGCAAACACTGAGGTCAGTGCTGCTCCCTCAAAGCCCTTCCCCTGGGCCTTCTCCCCCAGCTATAAGGGCCCCTGCCCCAAGCAGGATGCCAGGTTGCAAGGGCTATGGCCAAGTCACACCTGctgtcatggctgctgctgcTCACGCTCTGTGGTCCAGGCCTCGGTGAgtctccccagcctctgccctggAGGCATCTCCACACGTACCAGCTCAGCCGTTACCCCAAGTCGGTACATAATCCGCCTCTTATTTTAAGTACTAGGGCCTTGTGCCTACTAAGCACTGTCTACAGCCCTGTGTTGTGCATGGGCTGGTGCGGGTGTGAACTCCGCTTCTTCAGTCAGTGCCTCTCTCCCACTGAAGTCACAtctccaatttcagctttttgctggttcattggagataagaatctttctgatttgtcttcccaggactggctttgaacttcatttatatctcagcctcctaagtggctaggattataggcctgagccactggtaccagactccagcccttttggctttaggTATTTTTGTGGTAGGGTATCACTCCTTGCTCTGGCTAGCCTGGACTTTGATCTTATCTACACTTCCCACCAtaactgggatgataggtgtataCTACCACATCCcagctcttttctttgttttgtctgtcatggggtttgaacccagggcctgggtgctgtccctgagctctttttgctcaaggctagtaccttgagccataacaccacttctggttttctggtggttaattggagatgagtctcagggactttcctgcccaggctggctttgaaatgggattctcagatctcagcctcctgagtagctaggattgtacgtgtgagcccccagcgcctGGCCCCCAGCTCTATTCTGTTAAAACTGGGGCATACATATtgcttgcccaagctggccttcacTGGAGATTCTCTTGATCTCAGCtttccgagtagctgggattacaggcatgagccactggtgcctgactcatGACAGCTAAGGCGTAGAAAAGCTCCCAGGCTGGTACCTTCTGGAAGGAGGAGACCCAGAACTTTCTGACATGTGTGATGGCCATGCCTCTGTGGCACAATTGAGTTGGAGGTTGGGTGAAGTCGGGCGGCCTGTGTACCTTAGTTTCTGATGGAGGTTGCTCTGGTTCCAAACTGTAGCTGTCTGGACCACTTCGCCCCCCGCCTGTGCCCAGGGTCCCAAGTTCTGGTGCCAAAGCCTGGAGCAAGCTATGCAGTGTAAAGCCCTGGGGCACTGCCTACAGGAAGTGTGGGGGCATGTGGGCGCTGTGAGTaccacccaggggacacagggGGGCCTGGGAAGGGCGGTGCCAGATGGCTTGTGCATGGgccctggggttggggggggggttggggcccTCCCAAGGAATGGGATGGCAAGGAGAGGGGATAGGGTAAGGTGGATGGTGGGATGGCGGGCAGTTGCCCGTATCTTGCAAGTCTTTGTCTGCCAGTGTCtgagagagcccccccccccccgcccagacaCACATCCCTACTCATGTGTCCCCACTCTGCCTCTCGGCCCCAGGATGACCTGTGCCAGGAGTGTGAGGACATCGTCCGCATCCTCACAAAGGTGGCGAAGGAGGCCATTTTCCAGGTAAAGAAGCCCATATCCTGGGTGGAGTTTAGGGAACAAGAGATGAGGACCCGAACAGGGGTGTTTCCAGGTCAAAGGTGAAGCCTGGGACTCCACACCTGACCAAAGCAGGCCCTGGGACTGAGCCTAGCAGAGGGCCCTgccggaaggggcggggccacaggggcggggccacagcacggggaggcccaggcccaggttgGCTTCCCCCGTGGCAGCCTCGCAATGAGGCACTGGGGTGGGAGCCAAGCTGATCCTCCCCGCTGCCCTCCCAGGACACGATTCGCAAGTTCCTGGAGCATGAGTGTGACGTCCTCCCCTTGAAGCTGCTTGTGCCCCAGTGCCGCCATGTGATTGAAGTCAACTTCCCCCTGGTCATCGACTACTTCCAGAGCCAGATTGTGAGGCCCCaacctcccctcccacccactgCGACAAAGCCTCGGAGaggcgtgcgtgcacacacacacacgcgcacacacacacacacacacagcaccctcCCTCCATAGCACCCAGACAtagctacacatacacatacactttcCACAACAGGCCTGGGAAACATGCTCTTCAGTCAGGAACCCAGGTCAGAGCTGCCTGCATACTTAGACTCACACACCCTCCCCCtctcacacacaaactcacatttATTCTCACACATCTGCTCACAACCATTCACACACATTCCTAGGCACCTTCCCCAAGtctctcaccccacccccacccccatctatgCCTTCCATCCCCTTCACCCCGAGCCCTGggactccccctccccactgGACTCCTGGTCTCTTGAGCATGGGGCCCCTCCCTGTGCCCTAGAGCCCAAAGACTGTGTGCCAGCATGTGGGCCTGTGCCAACCTGGGCAGTCGGAGCCAGCGCAGAAGCCAGGGATGACAGAGTCTCTGCCTGACCCTCTACCGGACAAGTTGTCCCTGCCTGTGCTGCGAGAAACCATCTTTATGCGTTCTGGGCCTCATACTCAGGTGAGGAAGTGAGGTGAGGAACAACAGGGCTACGTGGCCGCTGAGGCCTCCTAAGCACTGGGGGAAGAGAGGAGCCAGAAGGCACTAGAAGTTTGGGACAGAGCCTAAatcaggaagaaggggaggaggagatggggcGGACAAGGCCCTCCGGATGCCTTCgcccagctcccagcccagcctccgcTCTGCTTCCTCCACAGGACCTCTCTGAGCAGCGGCTCCCCATCCCCCTGCCCTACTGTTGGCTCTGCAGGACTCTCCTCAAGCGCGTCCAAGTCGTGATCCCCAAGGTGAGGCGTCCAGCACCACATGCAGCTTGGgcgagcccctccccctcccaccttctcccaTTCACAGCTATGCCCGGAGTTAGGAGGGGAGCCATCTGTGCGTGGTCCCCACCAAGGAAGCCCAAGGCTCAGATAGATGAAAATAGGTAAGGCCCAGCCTGTCTGCCAGCAGCTCAGCTCTAATGGCAAAGAATCTCCAGTTGTCTCTGTAGAAAAGACGCTTTAGTTTCTCAAAGGGAAAATGTCCACTGATAGACTCCCCACATGGCCATTGTCTAACTTAAGAGTTACCCAACTCTGTCGTGGCTTTTGCCTGGTAACCCCTCAGCCCAGTCTTGCCCTCTCTCATCAACCCAGCCCAAAAGAGATCCTGTCTGTCCTGTAGCCATTAAGGATTCAAAGTAGGGGATAAAGACAAACAGTGATGGGGTCAGGCTGCTGGATCAGAGAGAGCTTTGAAGAGGTGACAATTACGTTGAAACTGAGAGGACACGGCCCCAATAGACCAAGAGCCTCAAGCAAGACCGAGCTTGGCAGCCAATGAGGCTGGAGCAGGAGGGCCAGCAAAAGAAGGGACCAGAGAGGTGGCCTAGACCTTATTAAgacaagttaaaaagaaaaagacaaaggctACCATTCTGAATGTAATTTGTAGCTAGTGCAGAATTTCAGCAAGGAGAAAGATCACGCGTGCTACTAGAATAGGCGGGGAGGTAAGCACCATTggctgtgcctgtaatcctaactactcaggctgagatctcaagacaTACGtgagagaatcttatttccaattaaccacaaaagaaaaaagaatccagaagggaagctgtgtctcaagtggtacagtgccagccttgagcaaaaaacgctaagggacagcattcagccctgagttcaagacccagtgcacacacgtgcatacacgcatgtgcaaacacactcacatacactcgGGCAAGTAAGAGGCAAAATAAAATCAGGCAAGAAGCTTAGCAGGTTACTAAATAACTGTCAGAATGGGGTAGCGGGCAAGATGGAGCCAAGAGGGCAGATGGGGATATGTTGGGGAGGGTGGGCTTGACTGGGTTTAGTAATGGGTAGACTGCAGGAGTGAAGGCCGGAGAGGAATCCTGATGACCCATACATAGTCTGCGTTTCTGATAACACCACTGGCTGAATGGGAACACTTGAAAAGAAACATATTCAGATTAGAAAACAAGGGCTCTCTCTTGGCCATGTTAAGTTGGATGTGCCCTAAGTGGGAAGAGAGAGGTTAAGCAGGTGGCGGGACATCAAGCTCTGGGGAAAAGGTTAAGCAGCAAGATCAAGCTGAGAGTGAGCCAGACGAAAGATCAAAGCAAGAGGAAGACCAACAAGGGAGAGTGCAGAGATGGAACTGAAGGACCAGATAAAGAGAGACGGCAACAGAGAAGTGGAGGGAGAACAGCCAGGGACATGGTGGACCACGGCGGGGCACCAAGCCAAGCGAAGGCATTTCAGAAGAAGGGCTACAGCATTATCTGATGGtggctacacctgtaatccagacactcaggaggttgagatctgagaatccaggtttaaagccagcctgggcaggaaagtccttgagcctcttatctccagttaactaccaaaagagctcaaagcggagctgtggctccagtgttagagcactagccttgaacataagagctcagagacagtgcctaagccctgaatttcaaacccccaggactggacagagaaagagacagagagagagagagaaagagatagacggggggagagagagagagagaccctgtaGACATGGCAGGCAGGTTGTGGACGAGCCTGGCAACTGTTCTGAAGGAATGGGGAATGCTAGGGCACAGAGTTCAAATGGAACAGGTTCCAGAGAGAACGGAGGGAAAGATGTAGAATAGCAAATATTTCCAACACTGCCACGAGTGGCAGTGGAGCCATTTTAGCGTGTTCACCAGTTGGCCTAGGAGAGGAATTCTTGAGGCCAAAAGAAAGGGTAATCCCAGATGAGGCAGTGCAAGTGAGACCCAGTGACCGAGCAGCCTGGCCTTTGATGGCCTGCGCACTCACGGGAGTCGGCAGAGCAGGAGGGGAGGCTCAATGTGTGTGGATGCTTTTGGTGAAGTACCTCATTTGAAAGGTATCCCACCAGTGGGGGGCACATCCCTCAGGCCTGCCGGTGGCCTTAGTCATGCCTGTCTCTCTGGTCTGGCTACATCCTGTTCAGCAAGCCAGGAACTGCCGGGTGCTTGCTCGCTCAGGGGTCCCGAGTCTCCTAGTTCTTTATCCTCCGTGTCCTTACCTGGAAAGGGAATGAGATGGATACGTTCGACTGGTGCTGGGCAGAGTGGAATCTTGCCATGGGAAGGTCCCACGCTGCCCTCTCTCCACCTCCACCCCAGGGTGTACTGGCTGTGGCTGTGTCCCAGGTGTGCCACGTGGTACCCCTGGTGGTGGGTGGCATCTGTCAATGCCTGGCTGAACGCTACACGGTCCTCCTGCTGGATGTACTGCTGGGCCGCATGCTGCCCCAATTGGTCTGCGGCCTCATCCTGCGATGCACCACTGATGGGGTTGTCCCTGGTGAGCctgcccccgcaccccccccccccggctccagTCCCCACTAACCCATTGCTACTGTCCTTTTCCAGTCCtgaccatgaaaaacaaaaccctccccctccccactttcgtcctctcccctcttcctccccatttttcttcctcccttcctctgcccctctcccttcacttccccctctctcttgccctcctccccaccccaccccccgaatTTCTGCAGGGTAGCTTTGACTGGTTTCTCTGTAGCCCTCCCAGCTCTAGGATCGCTGGCAGAAGACGGGCTGCTGCAAGAAGACTCTGAGTGCCAGCTCTGCATGTCGGTCACGGCTCAGGCACGGAACAGCAGTGAGCAGACCATGCCACAGGCAATGCACCAGGCCTGTCTCAACTACAGTTCAGATAAGCAGAAGGTGAAGGGTGGATACATAGGggccctgggactcagggcctgtctgtGGGGAGGTCTGAACCAAAAAAAGCTTTGCAGCCAGACACACGCAGGGCAGGGTAGACTATAGTCCAGACAGGCAGGGAGGACATAGGTCAGCCCATGGTGGGACTGTAGTGACTGTAGGGCATTGCTGGCACCAAAGTCAAGCTTGGACGATAGCCTAGACACAAGGTGGTGGGTTCAGAGGAACCAGCAGGCCTCCATCAGGGGTCAGTCCTGCCAGTCCCAGAGGAGCCTTGCCAAGGAAAGCTGCCCCCCCACCAGCTGCTCCAAGGCCTATCAGCTGTGCTATGACCCAGGTGGGCTATGTGGTAGCCCAGGTGATGGGTGACACTGCCAGTGCCTGGTAGACACCAAAAGAGAAGACTGGCCAGGGCAGCTGGAACTGGGCAAGGGCCTGGCCTCTCCTGGGTCCCTGTGCCGTCTCTGCCCTGCCTCCTTAGTGTGACTAACAGCGACACAGTGTTCCTGCAAAGACCTGGCTTGAAGTCTTAAAGGCTTGCCAATAAATGTGGCTGATGATAACAGTACAtttcctgcttctctctctgtctgtctctctctgtctctctcttccccctccccctttttttgggcttgaactcagggcctgggcactgtccctgagctttttgctcaaggctagcactcttaccactttgagccaatgtcaattctggtttttgagtggcttactagagagtctcatggactttcctgcccaggctggcttcaaaccatgatcctcatatcacagcctcctgagtagctaggattacaggtgtgagccacctgccccCGGCATTAATTTCCGCCCTCCTTCCAGGAGGCAGCCCTGACCTCCATGCCTTTCCCACAGAAACTTCCAGGCTTTGGTCTTACTTGCAGTGGAGATGCTCAGTGGGGCTGATGATTGGGTGCCCAGAGTGACCCAATGAGGTAGAGTGGCAAAAAATGtctggttctgggctttggtGCACCCACTGCACGTCTGTCTTTCCTCAGTGCATTCGGTTTGTGGAGCGGCACACCTGGCAGCTGCTGGCTCTGGTGCCCAAGGGGTCGGATGCCCACACCATCTGCCAGGTACATCCATCCCTCCAGCTGGCCCTgggcctcccctgccctccttGGTCCCTGGTTGTCAGAGATCCAATGCTTCTGGGTCCGGGACTAGGTGACCCCATGTTTGCAAATAGAGAAAGTGTCACCTCAGAGGCAGAGAAAACATGACAATAGAATGAAAATGAAGAACTATGGGAGGGAGGGGCATCTGGGGGTGGGGCTGCACTCACTGAGCAGGGGGGACACAGTGGGGACTCACCTCTAAGTCCTCAGGCTCAGAGCGGCATGTAGGAGTGACCAGACCATGCCAAGAGCACTAGGCCCAGGTGGAGTTACCCTTCTGGGGACCCCCATGTCCCCCTCAGACTGCCTTGCCCTGGCCCAGCCCTCTTGAGCTCCTGCCCGAggccttccccccccgccccccccccccgcctccttgcTCTCTGGACTTTAGAAGCCGGGAGTGGGGGGCTGAGGCTCTCATGTTCTTCCTGTGACAGGACCTAGGCGTGTGTACAGCCCCCTTCAGCCCCCTCCAGTGTTTCCAAAGCCCCCTTGTCTGATGGGAACTCAGCCTCCAGGTAAGTCTGTCTtagcttggggtggggtgggcttgaCTTTCAGGGTGTCTGGCGAGCAGGCAGAAGATGGTGGTTCCTGCAGCTGTTCCATTGTACCTTCCCCAGGCGCATCTCCAGACTCCTGAGGACCTCTCTTGGCACCATGAGGAAAAGGCCCTTTTGGGACGTTGTCTGTCATTCCCTCCACTTCGCCTGGTCCCAGATCTCTTCAGCTGCCACCTGAGGCCTTCCTTCACCTTCCTTGTCCTCTGGACGGGCCGACCTTGGGGAATTTGACCTTCTGTGCCAAGGCCAATGTTTCCTGGACCTCAGAAGAAGTCAGACTCCACTGCCCAAAGCTGTCTCCCCCTCAGATGCCAAAAGCACCTCTGCAGCTCAGCCCACCTTCTAGAGGCCATTTCTCCCCTTCGGCCCCTCATTTCCTAAGAGAGAGGCAGCACTTGGGATGGAGCAGTGAGTTAGATATAGACTCTGCAGATGACCCTGAGATGACCCAGCTGGCAACCTGAAGCAAACGGAGTCCACCTTAGAAATCTGCTCAGAGCCAGCCCCAAATGGAGTCAGGCCAGCCTTGCCGGGAAACCTTGCCCATCATAACACCTACAAGGGCAATAGGGAGGGATAGGCCATCTGCCCTAACCCAGACCCATCCCACAGGACCAGCTTAGTGTGTGTCACTCCCCCTATCTGTGACAGCTGGGGCTCTGGTGTGAGGAAGCCACCCAAAGGCTCTCCTACTGAAACAAGGAGCAATGGGTTGGCACAGGAAGCTAGGCTGTGGCCCCAACTGGGCCATCAACTGGCACTGAGTTCCTAGACAAGAAACACAGCCCCTCTCTAGGATGTCACTGTCCTCAACTGATAACAGTCTAATGAGCAAGGCTCCCCCTCCAGCCTGGGGCCCCAGCCCTCAATGTAAAGAAAGTTTACCGCCCACAGCGTCCTCCCCACCCGCTTTCCTCACAGTACCTTGCACCGGAAGACCACCAACCCCACCATGTGCCCTGTCTATCCCAGCTCTAACCACAACCCTGCACTCCTCTGGGTGTGAGGCTCAGCAAGGACAGTGTCCTTTGAAGGTCTGCGGAGGGGGAATCTGACCTTCACACCAGCACAGCTCCCACACCCAGCTCCAAGAGGCAAACAGGAAGAAGCTGGGCCatacttcacacacacatacacacgcgcgcGCATGAGCGCACTTAGAGACTAGCTTCTATAGTTCTTTGCTAATGCTTCTATGAAACCCCAAGTCCAGAAGAATAGAGAATGGGAACAGTTTTCTGATACATTAAATCTTCAAATTGTGCTTTTTCAAAACCATAGGCCAGCTGTGACGTGAGCAACGGTAGTTACGGCATATTCAGGCATGATGACAAGGTGACTAGGcaaagctgtgtttcaagtgttCTGCTACTGGAGAGCTGTTGCTTTAAGGGGATTTCTAGGTCTACAGATGTAGTTCCGCTGTTGTATACTTGCTGAGCATACATGAGGCACTAGCTTTGATCCCCAACATCCCTCAAAAGAGGACAGACTTCTTTTTATCTTCCTACAAAGCAAACGTACAAACTTCTGTTTGAAATTCCAAGGTGATtttatgttatgatttatctGCTCAAAGCTCAGTTGAGACCGAGCATCCCCATGGTCAGTTCTTATGTAGTGCAATTTCTGTGACACTGCTAATAAAGTCCTACTCATGTGTGCAAAAGAACATACTGACCTTTGCCATGCTGCGGGAGCCATAGGCTCACCCGAAGCCAGCAAGGTGGGGACCTACTTCACCCTGCCTTGATGAGGATAGATAACCCCATCTCTCCTCGCTTTAACCACCACTCTAGCCTGCCCTTCCAACTCCTACCCTCCCTCTTCCCAAGATTCTCTCCGTGGTGAGAAGGTAACcagaacaaaatgaataaatgaagacaCATCTTTAGCTTTAAAGACCTAAATGCCAGAAATGTCCTTCTATTTATAATACAAGAActtttgtcttattttaaatttaagattTCAGAAattacagaccaaaaaaaaaagaggagaaaaaaaccacccaTAATTTTACCAATTCCAGGAAAGAACTATATAGCAAGATgtgtattttcacttttttttttttgccagtcctggggcttgaactcagggcctgagcactgtgcctggcttctttttactcaaggctaatactctaccacttgagaaacagcaccacttctggctttttctatatacgtggtactgaggaattgaatccagggcttcatgtatgcaaggcaaacactctaccactatgccatattcccagccctattttcatATTTAACTCAGGACTTTCTCAACCCCTTCTCAACCCTCTGGCTCCATTTCCAACATACAAGTACTAGAGCAAACCTTCTATTCATCTGCTCTGAGGGAGGGCTGAGACACAAAAATCTTTGTTGCAAATATTCTGGGTCTTTCTGCTCCTTTGTGAGTTCGAGCTTGGGGTCATGGTAAGAGAGCATGAATTTCACTTCTTCATCTGTGGCTCACATTCTGGCCCGAAACTGAGGCCTCCAAA is part of the Perognathus longimembris pacificus isolate PPM17 chromosome 8, ASM2315922v1, whole genome shotgun sequence genome and harbors:
- the Sftpb gene encoding pulmonary surfactant-associated protein B isoform X2; this encodes MAKSHLLSWLLLLTLCGPGLAVWTTSPPACAQGPKFWCQSLEQAMQCKALGHCLQEVWGHVGADDLCQECEDIVRILTKVAKEAIFQDTIRKFLEHECDVLPLKLLVPQCRHVIEVNFPLVIDYFQSQISPKTVCQHVGLCQPGQSEPAQKPGMTESLPDPLPDKLSLPVLRETIFMRSGPHTQDLSEQRLPIPLPYCWLCRTLLKRVQVVIPKCLAERYTVLLLDVLLGRMLPQLVCGLILRCTTDGVVPALPALGSLAEDGLLQEDSECQLCMSVTAQARNSSEQTMPQAMHQACLNYSSDKQKCIRFVERHTWQLLALVPKGSDAHTICQDLGVCTAPFSPLQCFQSPLV
- the Sftpb gene encoding pulmonary surfactant-associated protein B isoform X1, coding for MAKSHLLSWLLLLTLCGPGLAVWTTSPPACAQGPKFWCQSLEQAMQCKALGHCLQEVWGHVGADDLCQECEDIVRILTKVAKEAIFQDTIRKFLEHECDVLPLKLLVPQCRHVIEVNFPLVIDYFQSQISPKTVCQHVGLCQPGQSEPAQKPGMTESLPDPLPDKLSLPVLRETIFMRSGPHTQDLSEQRLPIPLPYCWLCRTLLKRVQVVIPKGVLAVAVSQVCHVVPLVVGGICQCLAERYTVLLLDVLLGRMLPQLVCGLILRCTTDGVVPALPALGSLAEDGLLQEDSECQLCMSVTAQARNSSEQTMPQAMHQACLNYSSDKQKCIRFVERHTWQLLALVPKGSDAHTICQDLGVCTAPFSPLQCFQSPLV